The proteins below are encoded in one region of Belonocnema kinseyi isolate 2016_QV_RU_SX_M_011 chromosome 1, B_treatae_v1, whole genome shotgun sequence:
- the LOC117178360 gene encoding uncharacterized protein LOC117178360, with the protein MQDADGSVGEYVYFGIKKGLKDCIDVNVYSKATIFVQFNADGVALTKSGEKGFWVISAKILYKPDIYKPFPVAIYCGNSKPLSVDDYLRELIHELNILQANGIVIENKLFNVRIHCFVCDMPARTFLKCTKGHGGFYACERCEIHGIKADNVTEYPLIYCAERTDQKF; encoded by the coding sequence ATGCAAGATGCAGATGGATCCGTTGGAGAATATGTATATTTTGGAATCAAAAAAGGACTTAAGGATTGCATTGATGTCAATGTATATTCCAAGGCTACAATATTCGTACAATTTAATGCTGATGGCGTCGCTTTAACGAAATCCGGAGAAAAAGGATTTTGGGTAATTTCAGCAAAAATTCTCTATAAGCCAGATATTTACAAGCCATTTCCTGTTGCCATTTACTGTGGGAACTCCAAACCGCTAAGTGTTGATGATTACTTGCGAGAGTTAATTCACGAACTCAATATTCTCCAGGCCAATGGCATTGttatagaaaataaactttttaatgtcAGAATCCATTGCTTCGTTTGTGACATGCCTGCTcgaacatttttgaaatgtaCAAAAGGTCATGGCGGTTTTTACGCTTGTGAGAGGTGCGAAATTCATGGTATAAAGGCCGACAATGTAACAGAATATCCACTTATATATTGCGCTGAGAGAACCGACCAGAAATTTTGA